In one window of Microtus pennsylvanicus isolate mMicPen1 chromosome 2, mMicPen1.hap1, whole genome shotgun sequence DNA:
- the LOC142842917 gene encoding histone acetyltransferase p300-like, with protein TWLYSQDWAKKVEPSQTRHCVSTSLTNLLQTLRSPSSPLQQQQVLSILHSSPQLLAAFIKQCAAKYAYSNPQPLPGQPGMPQGQPGLQPPTMPGQQGVHSNPALQSMDPMQAGVQRAGLPQQQPQQQLQPPMGGMSPQAQQMNTNHNTMPSQFRDILRCQMMQQQGAGPGIGPGMANHNQFQQSQGIGYPPQQQQKQWMQHHMQQMQQGNVGQTCQLPQPSGLFDGVEKLIAVVIIFFSYDKKK; from the coding sequence ACATGGCTCTACAGCCAGGATTGGGCAAAGAAGGTTGAGCCCTCTCAAACCAGGCACTGTGTCTCAACAAGCCTTACAAACCTTTTGCAGACACTCAGGTCTCCCAGTTCTCCCTTACAGCAGCAACAAGTGCTTAGTATCCTTCATTCCAGCCCCCAACTGTTGGCTGCATTTATCAAGCAGTGCGCTGCCAAGTATGCCTACTCTAATCCACAACCTCTCCCTGGACAGCCTGGCATGCctcagggacagccaggactgcagccACCTACCATGCCTGGTCAGCAAGGTGTTCACTCCAACCCAGCCCTGCAGAGTATGGATCCTATGCAGGCAGGTGTCCAGAGAGCTGGCTTGCCccagcagcagccccagcagcagctccagccaCCCATGGGAGGAATGAGTCCTCAAGCTCAGCAAATGAACACGAATCACAACACCATGCCTTCACAGTTCCGAGACATCTTAAGATGTCAGATGATGCAACAGCAGGGAGCAGGTCCTGGAATTGGCCCTGGAATGGCCAACCACAACCAGTTCCAGCAGTCCCAAGGAATTGGCTACCCACCCCAGCAGCAACAGAAGCAGTGGATGCAGCATCACATGCAACAGATGCAGCAAGGGAATGTGGGACAGACGTGCCAGCTCCCCCAGCCTTCTGGactctttgatggagttgaaaaattgaTAGCTGTCGTTATAAtattctttagttatgataaaaaaaagtag
- the LOC142843131 gene encoding histone acetyltransferase p300-like gives MGISPGPEAYDACDHKMEELGVGLGEESNNQEAEVPIPRRESPRPLSTQCCIRSLVHACQCRSAYCSLPSCQKMKRVLLHTKGCKQKTNGECPICKQLIALCCYHAKRCQKNGCPVPFCSNIKKKIRQRQLQHRLQQAQMLRRRMASMQRTGVAGHQLGLPSPTPETPTSPPDQQPATAQTP, from the exons ATGGGGATATCTCCGGGCCCTGAG GCTTACGACGCCTGTGACCATAAAATGGAGGAACTAGGCGTTGGCTTGGGTGAGGAGAgcaacaaccaggaagcagaagtgCCCATACCGCGGCGGGAAAGCCCTCGCCCTCTGAGCACACAATGCTGCATACGGAGTCTGGTGCATGCGTGCCAGTGCCGCAGTGCCTActgttctctgccttcctgccagAAGATGAAGAGGGTCCTGCTGCACACCAAAGGCTGTAAACAGAAAACCAATGGTGAATGCCCCATCTGCAAACAGCTTATTGCCCTCTGCTGCTACCATGCCAAGCGCTGCCAGAAGAACGGATGTCCGGTGCCATTCTGCTCtaacatcaagaaaaaaatccGGCAGCGACAGCTGCAGCACCGGCTCCAGCAGGCTCAGATGCTCCGCAGGAGGATGGCCAGCATGCAACGGACTGGTGTGGCAGGACACCAGCTGGGTCTGCCGTCCCCAACTCCTGAGACTCCAACCAGCCCTCCTGACCAACAGCCAGCCACCGCACAGACACCCTAG
- the LOC142843132 gene encoding histone acetyltransferase p300-like, with protein sequence MGISPGPEAYDACDHKMEELGVGLGEESNNQEAEVPIPRRETPRPLSTQCCIRSLVHACQCRSAYCSLPSCQKMKRVLLHTKGCKQKTNGECPICKQLIALCCYHAKRCQKNGCPVPFCSNIKKKIRQRQLQHRLQQAQMLRRRMASMQRTGVAGHQLGLPSPTPETPTSPPDQQPATAQTP encoded by the exons ATGGGGATATCTCCGGGCCCTGAG GCTTACGACGCCTGTGACCATAAAATGGAGGAACTAGGCGTTGGCTTGGGTGAGGAGAgcaacaaccaggaagcagaagtgCCCATACCGCGGCGGGAAACCCCTCGCCCTCTGAGCACACAATGCTGCATACGGAGTCTGGTGCATGCGTGCCAGTGCCGCAGTGCCTActgttctctgccttcctgccagAAGATGAAGAGGGTCCTGCTGCACACCAAAGGCTGTAAACAGAAAACCAATGGTGAATGCCCCATCTGCAAACAGCTTATTGCCCTCTGCTGCTACCATGCCAAGCGCTGCCAGAAGAACGGATGTCCGGTGCCATTCTGCTCtaacatcaagaaaaaaatccGGCAGCGACAGCTGCAGCACCGGCTCCAGCAGGCTCAGATGCTCCGCAGGAGGATGGCCAGCATGCAACGGACTGGTGTGGCAGGACACCAGCTTGGTCTGCCGTCCCCAACTCCTGAGACTCCAACCAGCCCTCCTGACCAACAGCCAGCCACCGCACAGACACCCTAG